The Phaeacidiphilus oryzae TH49 region AGGTCGAGGCCGCCCTCGACACCGCCGCGGCGATGGGCTTCCACCTGGAGCCCTGGGACGACGGGCGGCCGCGGGTACCGGTCTCCCGGGACACCGCCTCGCTCACCGGCCACGGCCCCTATCTGGTGGTCCACCCCGGCGCCCGGGCCCCGCCCGGGCCTGGCCGCCGGAGCGCTGCCGGGAGGCCGTGGCGGCCCTGGCCGAGGCCGGCCACCGGGTGGTGGTGACCGGGACCCCGGCCGAACGGGGGCTCACCCGCCTGGTGAGCGACGGGATCGGGGTCGACCTCGGCGGCAGGACCGACGCCGCCTCGCTGGCCGGCGTGCTGCGGATGGCCGACGCCGCCGTCTGCGGCAACACCGGCCCGGCCCATCTGGCCGCCGCGGTGGGCACCCCCGTGGTCTCGCTCTTCTCCCCGGTCGTCCCGCTCGAGCGCTGGCGGCCCTACGGGGTCCCGCTGGTGGTCCTCGGCGACCAGCGGGCGGAGTGCGCCGGCAGCAGGGCGCGCGAATGCCCGGTGGCCGGGCACCCCTGCCTCTCCGACGTCACCGCCGGCGATGTCGAGCGCGCGGTGCACAAACTGCTCCAGGAGGCCCGATGAACATCCTCGTCTGGCACGTCCACGGCTCCTGGCTGACCGCCTTCCTCCAGGGCCGGCACGACTTCCTCATCCCGGTGACCCCGGACCGCGGGCCGGACGGCCTGGGCCGGGCCCGCACCTGGACCTGGTCGGCCCGGGCCCGGGAGGTCCCCCCGACCGGCTGCGGGACGCCCCGATCGACCTGATGGTCCTGCAGCGGCCGCACGAAGTGGAGCTGGCCAGGCGCTGGACCGGCCGCCGCCCCGGGATCGACGTGCCGGCCGTCTATGTCGAGCACAACACCCCGGACCAGTCGCCGACCGGCACCCTCCATCCGCTGGCCGACCGCGCCGACGTCCCGATCGCCCACGTCACCCACTTCAACCGGCTGATGTGGGACAACGGCCGGGCCCCCAGCACCGTGGTGGAGCACGGCATCCCGGATCCCGGACCGCTGTGGACCGGCGAACTGCCGCGCGCCGCCGTGGTGGTGAACGATCCCCTGCCGCGCGGCCGGGTGGTCGGCACCGACCTGCTGCCGGGCTTCGCCCGCACCGTGCCGCTGGACGTCTTCGGGATGCGCACCGCCGCGCTGGCCGATCGGGACCGCGTCACCGCGGCCGACCTGCCGCAGGCGGAGCTCCACCCCGCGATGGCCCGGCGACGGCTCTACCTCCACCCGGTGCGCTGGACCTCCCTCGGCCTCTCCCTGCTGGAGGCCATGCTGCTCGGGATGCCGGTGGTGGCGCTGGAGACCACCGCGGTACGCGAGGCGGTGCCGTCCGGCGCGGGCGTGGTGAGCAACCGGCCGGAGGCGCTGCGCTCCGGGATCCGGGTCCTCCTCGCCGACCGCGAGCGCGCCCGGGAGCTGGGGCAGCGGGCCCGTACCGCCGCCCTGGCCCGCTATCGGCTCTCCCGTTTCCTGAGCGACTGGGAACGGCTGATCAAGGAGGTCACGCGATGAGCGAAACCGGGTTGAGGATCGCCCTGGTGTCCGAGCACGCCAGCCCGCTGGCCGCGCTCGGCGGGCCGGACGCCGGCGGCCAGAACGTCTATATCGCCGCGCTCGCCCACCGACTGGCCGTCCGCGGCCACCAGGTCGTGGTCTACACCCGCCGGGACGACCCGGCGATCCCCGACGAGGTGCCCTGCGAGCACGGCTACACCGTCTCGCACGTCCGGGCGGGACCGCCGCGCGCCCTGGTCAAGGACGAACTCCTGCCGCACATGCCGGAGTTCGGGGAGCGGCTGGGCGGGCTGTGGCGGGACGCCCCGCCCGACGTCGTCCACTCCCACTACTGGATGTCCGGGCTGGCCGCCCTCCACGCCGCCGGGCCGTACGGCGTCCCGGTGGTGCACACCTACCATGCGCTGGGCTCCGTCAAGCGGCGCCACCAGGGCTCCGCGGACACCAGCCCGGCCTCCCGCGTCCAGCTGGAGACCGCGCTCGGGCAGCGCTGCCGGCAGGTCCTGGCGACCTGCGCCGACGAGGTCGCGGAGCTGACCGAGCTGGGCGTCCCCGCCGACCGGGTGCGAGTGATCCCCTGCGGAGTGGACGCCGAGCACTTCTCCCCGCGGCCCACCCCGCGGCAGCACACCGGCGGGCTCCTGGCGGTCGGCCGGATGGTGCCCCGGAAGGGCTTCGACCGGGCCGTCCGGGTACTGGCCCGGCTGCCCGGCGTCGAGCTGACCATCGCCGGCGGACCGCCCGCCGCGGAGCTGCAGAACGACCCGGAGGCCGAGCGGCTGCGGAAGCTCGCGGCGGAACACGGGGTCGCGGACCGGGTGCGGCTGCTCGGCGCCGTACCCCACGAGGAGATGCCCGAACTGATGTCGCAGGCCGCCCTGGTGCTCTCCACCCCGGTCTACGAGCCCTTCGGGATCGTCCCCCTGGAGGCCATGGCCTGCGGCACCCCGGTGGTGGCGACCGCCGTCGGCGGGCAGCTGGACACCGTCGCCGACGGGGAGACCGGGCTGCTGCTCCCCCCGGAGACCGGGGACGGCGAACTGGCCGACGCCGTCGGCGCGCTGCTGGCGGACCCGCGGCGGCTGGCCGAACTGGGCGCCGCCGGACGTGCCCGGGTCCTGGACCGCTTCACCTGGCAGCAGGTGGCCGCGCAGGTCGACCTGGCCTACCGCGAGGTGGCCCGGCAGCCTGCCGCATCGCATCCGGACGGAGGAATCCGATGAACCCCACCGTGCACTCCCGGCACTGCGACGAACTGCTCGCCGCCCTCGCCGGGTTCCGCGCCGACTGCGGCACCGTCCAGCGCTGGGGCGGCGAGCTCGCCGGGCGGCTGTCCGGCGGGGGGCGGCTGCTCGCCGCCGGGAACGGGGGCAGTGCCGCCCAGGCGCAGCACCTCACCGCCGAACTCGTCGGCCGCTACCGCGAGGACCGCCCGCCGTTCTCCGCCCTGGCCCTCCACGCCGACACCTCCTCCACCACGGCGATCGCCAACGACTACGGGGTGCAGGAGGTGTTCGCCCGGCAGGTGCTCGCCCACGGCCGGCAGGACGACGTACTGATACTCCTCTCCACCAGCGGCGCCAGTGCCAATCTCCTCTCCGCTGCCGGGGCGGCCCGGCGCTGCGGGATGCGGGTCTGGTCGATGACCGGACGCGAGCCCAACCCGCTGGCCGCCACCGCCGACTCGGCGCTGTGCGTGGACGCGGAGAGCCCCGCGACCGTCCAGGAACTCCACCTGGTGGCGGTGCACATGCTCTGTGAGGCCTTCGACCACGCGGTCGACGGCTCCCCCTGACCGGGACCCCTGACCGGGACGCGGAGAGGACCCGAGAAGCCCAGCCAAAGAAAGTCGAGGATCTGCCGTGCGCACTCCCCTGCTGGTCGTCGGTGACGCCCTGCTCGACATCGACCTCTGCGGCGCTGTGGAGCGCCTCGCCCCGGACGCCCCGGTACCCGTCGTGGACGGCCTGCAACGGCTGCCGCGCCCCGGCGGCGCGGCGCTGGCCGCCTGCCTGGCGGCGGCCGACGGCCGCCGGGTCACCCTGGTGACCGCCCTCGGGACCGGAGCCTCCGCGGACACCCTGCGCCGGCTGCTGGCCGGCCGGGTCCGCCTGGTGGAGATCCCGCTCAAGGGCACGCTGTGCAGCAAGACCCGGGTGCTGTCCGGCGAGCATCCGCTGCTCAGGCTGGACGACGGGGACGGTCGCGCGGACGGCGCCGGCCCCGAGGCACTGGCCGAGATCGCCGAGGCCTCCGCGATCCTGGTCTCCGACTACGGCCGGGGCACCGCCGAGGTGCTGCGCGAACCGCTGGCCGAGGCGGCGGCCCGCCGTCCGATGGTGTGGGACCCGCATCCGCGCGGGGGGCCGCCGGTGGCCGGCACCCGGCTGGCCACCCCGTCCGCCGCGGAGGCGCTCCGCTTCGCCGACGGCGACCACACCGACGAGGGCGACCTGGCCGGCGAGCTGGTCCGGCGCTGGCACGCGGCCTCGGTCGCGGTCACCCTCGGCGACCGCGGCGCGGTCCTGTCCTGCCGCGGGGAACCGCTGCTGGTGCCCGCGCCGACCCGGGCCACCGGCGACCCCTGCGCGGCCGGCGACCGGCTGGCCGCCACGGCCGCCGGGCTGCTCGCCGACGGTGCGCTGCCGGAGACCGCGGTACGCGGCGGGGTCGCCGCCGCCACCGACTTCGTGGTCCGGGGCGGCGCCCGCGCCTTCCAGCGCCAGGGCTCGGAGCCCGGGCTCGACCACCGGCCGGAGCAGCCGGCCAGCCCGTTCGAACTGGCCGCGGGCGTGCGGGCCGGAGGGGGAAGGTGGTCGCCGCCGGCGGCTGCTTCGACCTCCTCCACGCCGGCCACATCGCCCTGCTGGAGGCGGCCCGGCAGGCCGGGGACTGCCTGATCGTCTGCGTCAACTCGGACGAGTCGGTGCGCCGCCGCAAGGGCCCCGGGCGCCCGCTGGTCCCGGTCGGCGACCGGGCGCGGTGCTCTCCGCGCTCGGCTGCGTGGACGGGGTGGCGGTCTTCGACGAGGACACCCCGGAGCAACTGCTCGGCAGCCTCCGCCCGGACATCTGGGTGAAGGGTTCGGACTACGGGGTGGCCGACCTCCCGGAGGCGGCGCTGCTGGAGAGCTTCGGCGGACGGGTGCTGCTGGTGCCCTATCTGGACGGCCGCTCCAGTTCCACCCTGGCGGAGCGGGCGGCCCGGGTCGGGAGCGGGTCATGACCGCGCCCTTCCCCGCCTCCGCCCCGCCGGCCGCCGCCGCCCCGCCGCCGGGGAGCGGCCGCGGCTGCTGGTGCTCCGCGCCCTCGGCCTGGGCGACCTGCTGACCGGGGTGCCGGCGCTGCGCGGACTGCGCAGGGCCTTCCCCGACTACGAGCTGGTGCTGGCCGCCCCCGAGCAGCTGCGGGAGGTGGCGGCCGAGATCGACGCGGTGGACTCGCTGCTGCCGGCCGACGCCCCGGACCGGGGCGTCCCCTCGCTGCTCCACTGGTCGAAGCCGGCGCCCGCGGTCGCCGTCGACCTCCACGGGAACGGGCCCGAGAGCCGGCTGGCGCTGGCGGAACTGCGCCCCTGGCGGCTGCTGGCCTCCACGGACCCGCAGCTGACGGCGGATCCGCCGTGGCGGGCGGAGGACCACGAGCGGGTCCGCTGGTGCCGGCTGCTCGCCGCCTACCGGATCGCCGCCGACCCGGACGACGTCCGCCTTCCGCGGCCCGAGCGGTCGCCCGCGCCCGGCGCCGTGGTGGTGCATCCCGGGGCCAACGCGCCGGCCAGGCGGTGGCCGGTGGAGCGGTACGCCGAGGTGGTCCGGGGGCTGCTGGCCGCGCTCCCCGGGCGCCCGGTGGTGCTCAGCGGCGGCCCCGGGGAGGAGCCGCTGGTCCGCGAGCTGGCCGGGCTGCTGCCGCCGCTGCCGGTCTACTGCGGTCTGCCGTTCCGGGAGTTCGCCGGGCTGGTCGGGCAGGCCTCGCTGCTGATCGGCACGGACTCCGGACCGGCCCATCTGGCGGTCGCCTACGGCACCCCCTCGGTGACCCTCTTCGGCCCGGTCGCCCCGGAGATCTGGGGACCGCCGCCGAACGGCCCGCACCGGGTGGTCTACCACCCGGGCCCGCCCGGCGACGCCAACGGCGCCGTACCGGACCCCTGCCTGCTGGACATCGGCGCGGACGAGGTGCTCAAGGAGGCGCTGAAGGCCGCCGAGGGCGCCCGGTGAACCCCGGCGCCGCGGCCACCGTCGCGGTGATCACCCGCAACCGCAGGGCCGAGTTGCTGCGCACCCTGGACCGGCTGACCGCGCTGCCGGAGCGGCCCGAGGTGATCGTCGTGGACAACGCCTCCAGCGACGGAACGGCCGAGGCGGTCCGCCGGCTCCACCCGCGGGTGCGGCTGCTCACCCCGGGCCGCAATCTGGGCGCGGCCGGCCGCAACCTCGCCGTCTGGCACGCCGCCACCCCGTTCGTCGGCTTCAGCGACGACGACTCCTGGTGGGCGCCCGGATCGCTGGCCAGGGCCTGCGCCGCGATGAACTCCTGCCCCACCCTCGGCCTGGTCGCGGCCCGCACCCTGGTCGGCCCGGACGAACGGGAGGACCCGCTCAGCACGGAACTCGCCGGGTCCCCGCTGACCGGCGACGGCGCGGTGCCGGGCACGCCCGTCCTCGGCTTCCTGGCCTGCGCG contains the following coding sequences:
- a CDS encoding glycosyltransferase is translated as MRIALVSEHASPLAALGGPDAGGQNVYIAALAHRLAVRGHQVVVYTRRDDPAIPDEVPCEHGYTVSHVRAGPPRALVKDELLPHMPEFGERLGGLWRDAPPDVVHSHYWMSGLAALHAAGPYGVPVVHTYHALGSVKRRHQGSADTSPASRVQLETALGQRCRQVLATCADEVAELTELGVPADRVRVIPCGVDAEHFSPRPTPRQHTGGLLAVGRMVPRKGFDRAVRVLARLPGVELTIAGGPPAAELQNDPEAERLRKLAAEHGVADRVRLLGAVPHEEMPELMSQAALVLSTPVYEPFGIVPLEAMACGTPVVATAVGGQLDTVADGETGLLLPPETGDGELADAVGALLADPRRLAELGAAGRARVLDRFTWQQVAAQVDLAYREVARQPAASHPDGGIR
- a CDS encoding D-sedoheptulose-7-phosphate isomerase translates to MNPTVHSRHCDELLAALAGFRADCGTVQRWGGELAGRLSGGGRLLAAGNGGSAAQAQHLTAELVGRYREDRPPFSALALHADTSSTTAIANDYGVQEVFARQVLAHGRQDDVLILLSTSGASANLLSAAGAARRCGMRVWSMTGREPNPLAATADSALCVDAESPATVQELHLVAVHMLCEAFDHAVDGSP
- a CDS encoding glycosyltransferase family 9 protein, which encodes MLVLRALGLGDLLTGVPALRGLRRAFPDYELVLAAPEQLREVAAEIDAVDSLLPADAPDRGVPSLLHWSKPAPAVAVDLHGNGPESRLALAELRPWRLLASTDPQLTADPPWRAEDHERVRWCRLLAAYRIAADPDDVRLPRPERSPAPGAVVVHPGANAPARRWPVERYAEVVRGLLAALPGRPVVLSGGPGEEPLVRELAGLLPPLPVYCGLPFREFAGLVGQASLLIGTDSGPAHLAVAYGTPSVTLFGPVAPEIWGPPPNGPHRVVYHPGPPGDANGAVPDPCLLDIGADEVLKEALKAAEGAR
- a CDS encoding glycosyltransferase family 2 protein, with product MNPGAAATVAVITRNRRAELLRTLDRLTALPERPEVIVVDNASSDGTAEAVRRLHPRVRLLTPGRNLGAAGRNLAVWHAATPFVGFSDDDSWWAPGSLARACAAMNSCPTLGLVAARTLVGPDEREDPLSTELAGSPLTGDGAVPGTPVLGFLACASVVRREAFLRSGGFHPLLFFGAEETLLAYDLAADGWEVRYLPSVVAHHHPAAGARGGRSAVLLRNAALTAWLRRPVPTAAGRTARLAWSGVRGDAASVAALGGVLRRLPAALLARRRLPEAVERSARRLEEAEPA